GAGTACCAGCCGTTCTTGCCGCCGATGCCTTCGATGATGGTCCACACATGCTCCGGCCGGGCGGGACTGTGGAACTTCCGTTCGTCCACGTACACCTTGTACCCGGCCCAGTCGGGGTCGCTCGGGAGGGGATCGGAGTCCACGCCGGCGTTGGCCCACGTGGTCTCCACCTGCCCGTCGCGTTCCTTGCCCAGCGCCAGGGCAACAGCGCGGCGGTACGGGGTCAGGCCGCCGTCGGGCAGGGGGATGTAACGGTCGACGTCGTGCTCCCGCGACACAGCGTCGTGCTGCAGTGACTGCACCAGCGGAAAGGACATGGACAGCGGAATCGGTGTCACCAGGGCAACCCATAGCCCGGCCAGCTTCGGCGCGGGAACCGGCAGGGCAATGACCAGCCGCCGGGGGAGGCCACGCTCCACGGCGTACTGGTTCATCATGTCCTTGTACTTCAGGACGTCGCGGGAACCGATGTCGAAGGTTCGGTTGAGCTTGTCCGGAAGGGTGGCAGCCGCAACAAGGTAGTGGAGCACGTCCCGGACCGCGATCGCCTCGATCCGGTTATTAACCCAACTGGGCGCCGGCATGACGGGAAGCGTGTCAGCCAAATGACGGATCATTTCGAAGGACGCGGAGCCCGAGCCGATCACCACGCCCGCTTGGAACACGATGGAATCAACCCCGGACTCCAGGAACACCCGGCCCACCTTCTCCCTGGACCGCATGTGGGTTGAAAGCAGCGCATTGTCAGGATGGAGCCCGCCGAGGTAGACGATCCTGGATACCTTGGCGGCGGACGCGGCAGCTGCCACCAGGCGGGCCATCGCTTCTTCCTTCGCCTCGTAGCCGCCGCCCGATGCCATGGAATGGACCAGGTAATACAGCACGTCCACGCCTTCCATGGCCTTCGCTGCGGTGTCCTGGTTGTCCAGCGAATCCTGGATGATGTCCACGTCGCCGTGCCACGGGACGTCAGCGATCTTCTGCGGGGAGCGGACCAGCACTTTCACCCGGTGGCCGGCCTCGAGCAACCGCGGAACCAGGCGGCCGCCGATGTAGCCGGTGGCGCCCGTTACCAGGACGGTCTTGCGGGAAGGTTGCGGATCAGGCTGTTTTTCAAGCGGTTGCTGTTCAGGCGCTGGCTGCAAAGGAACTCCTGGGGCTGGAGGGAGGGGTAGGCTGGAATCAACCCGGCATTCATTCGAATTTCCGGGCATTTGTGTTGCCTGCCCTTGGACCCACCCTAGGAGTTTCAGCCATGAGCCTCAACGGCCTGCGCCGCGCACTGGCGGAAGACAAGACTTTTGCGCGCGTTCGAACAGAGGCTGGGCGGCCTTTCGAGTCCCGAAGCACCGACTATCAAATCAGCGCGCCCACCGGCATGCGGTCCGTCCTGCTCGCCGAAATGGCCGACGCCCTGGCCACCGGTGCCGCCGGTGATCCGGTGGTACTGGCCGTGACAGCCACCGGGCGCGAGGCCGAGGACCTCACCGCTGCGCTCGCCTCCTACCTGCCCGCCGACTCCGTTGCCACCTTCCCCAGCTGGGAAACCCTCCCGCACGAACGCCTCTCGCCCCGCTCTGACACGGTGGGACGCCGCCTGTCGGTCCTGCGCAGGCTCGCCCACCCGGAAAGTTCGACGGCGGCCCCGCTCCGGGTAGTGGTGGCACCCGTTCGCGCCGTGGTCCAGCCGATTGTGGCCGGCTTGGGCGACCTCGTCCCCGTCACCTTGAAGGTAGGGCAGGAGCGCTCCTTCACCGACGTGGTGAGGGCGCTGTCCGACGCGGCCTACGCCCGGGTGGACATGGTGACCCATCGCGGTGAATTTGCGGTGCGTGGCGGCATCCTGGACGTCTTCCCGCCCACGGAAGACCACCCCATCCGCGTGGAGTTCTTCGGCGACGAAATCGACCAGATGCGCTGGTTCGCCGTGGCCGACCAACGGTCGTTGTCCGCCCCGGGCATCCACCACCCCACGGAACTCCACGCCCCGCCGTGCCGCGAAATCCTCATCACCCCCGCGGTCATGTCCCGCGCGGCCAAACTGAAGGCGGACATGCCGGCCGCGGCCGACATGCTGGAGAAGATCGCCGGCGGCATTGCCGTGGAGGGCATGGAATCCCTGGCGCCCGTGCTGGTGGACGCCATGGTTCCTTTGGTGGACCAGCTGCCCGCAGGCTCCATGACGGTAGTCATTGAGCCGGAGAAGGTCCGTACCCGGGCCCACGACCTCGCGGCCACCAACGAGGAATTCCTGGAGGCTGCCTGGTCGACGGCGTCCGACGGCGGCGCCGCGCCTTTGGACTTGTTGTCCCGGGCGTCCACGGACCTGCATGCTGCAAGCTTCCGATCCCTCACCGACACCCGTACCGCAGCACTGGAACACGGCGTTTCCTGGTGGTCCATCACATCCCTTGCCTCCGACGAGGACCTGGTCCTGGACATCGACGTCCTCAACCTGCACGCCCGCGAACCGCGCGGATACCAAGGTGACGTGGCTGAAATGCTGGAGTTCATCGGCTCCCGCGTCCGCGACCAGTGGCGGATCGTGGTGGTCACGGACGGCCCGGGTCCGGCCCAGCGCCTGGCCGAACTGTTCCACGACGCCGAGATTCCGTGCAGCCGCGTGGACTCCCTGGACAAGGAACCGCAGCCCGGAATCATTGAGGTGACCTGTGCCGCCGTCGGACGCGGTTTTGTGCTGGACGGGCTCAAACTGGGCCTCCTCACGGAAGCCGATTTGCTGGGACGGGCGTCGGCAAGTTCCACGAAGGACATGCGGCGCATGCCGTCCAAGCGGCGCAATGCCGTGGACCCGCTGCAACTGCATGCCGGCGACTTCGTGGTCCATGAGCAGCACGGAATCGGCAAGTTCGTTGAGTTGATCCAGCGCAAGGTTGCCGGTACGTCGGCCTCCGATTCGGGCCTTCGGGAGTATTTGGTCCTGGAGTATGCCCCCTCCAAGCGCGGGGCTCCGGGGGACCGGTTGTTCGTTCCCACCGACCAGCTGGACCAGGTGACCCGCTATGTAGGCGGCGACGCTCCGGCCCTGAGCAAGATGGGCGGCGCCGACTGGGCCAGCACCAAGTCCAAGGCGCGCAAGGCCGTGAAGGAGATCGCCGGGGAGCTGATCCGCCTTTACTCGGCGCGCATGGCCAGCCGGGGGCACGCCTTCGCCCCGGACACCCCGTGGCAGCGCGAGCTTGAAGAAGCCTTCCCGTATGTGGAAACACCGGACCAGCTGACCACCATCAATGAGGTCAAAGCGGACATGGAACGCGAGATTCCCATGGACCGCCTGGTGTCCGGCGATGTTGGCTACGGAAAGACCGAAATCGCAGTCCGGGCCGCGTTCAAGGCCGTCCAGGACGGGAAGCAGGTGGCCGTCCTGGTGCCGACCACGCTCCTGGCACAACAGCATTATGAAACTTTCACGGAACGCTTCAGCGGGTTCCCCCTGCGCGTTAAGCCCCTGTCCCGCTTCCAGACCTCGAAGGAAGCCAAGGAAACCGCCGAGGGCGTCAAGAACGGTTCCGTGGACGTCGTAATCGGAACCCACCGGCTTCTGTCCAAGGATTTCGAGTTCAAGGACCTCGGCCTGGTAATCGTCGACGAAGAGCAGCGGTTTGGCGTGGAGCACAAGGAAGCGCTGAAGAAGATGCGCACCAATGTGGACGTCCTGGCCATGAGCGCCACGCCGATTCCGCGTACCCTGGAGATGTCCCTGACAGGCATCCGGGAGACCTCCACCTTGGCCACCTCGCCGGAAGAGCGCCACCCGGTGCTCACGTATGTTGGCCCGTACACGGACAAGCAGACCTCGGCTGCTATCCGCCGCGAGCTCATGCGTGAAGGACAGGTGTTCTTCGTGCACAACCGCGTCTCTTCCATTGAGCGTGTTGCGGCACAGATCCGCGAACTGGTTCCTGAGGCCCGCGTGGAAGTGGCCCACGGGCAAATGTCCGAGAGCCGCCTGGAAAAGATCATTGTGGACTTCTGGGAGAAACGCTTCGACGTGCTGGTGTGTACCACCATCATTGAGACCGGCCTGGACATTTCCAACGCCAATACCCTGATTGTGGACGGCGCGGACAAGTATGGCCTGTCCCAGCTCCACCAGCTCCGTGGCCGGGTGGGCCGTGGCCGCGAACGCGCCTACGCCTACTTCCTGTACCCCTCGGAAAAGCCGCTGGGTGAGGTGGCGTTGGAGCGCCTCAAGGCCGTGGCTGCCCACAACGAGCTGGGCGCCGGCATGCAGTTGGCCATGAAGGACCTCGAAATCCGCGGTGCCGGCAACCTCCTGGGCGGCGAGCAGTCCGGCCACATCCAGGGCGTGGGCTTCGACCTCTACATCCGCCTGGTGGGCGAAGCCGTGGCCGAGTACCGCGGAGACGCGGAGGAGAAGGCCGCGGAGATGAAGATCGAGCTTCCCGTCAATGCGCACTTGCCGCATGACTACGTGCCCGGAGAGCGGCTTCGCCTGGAGGCCTACCGCAAGTTGGCGGCCGCCGTCACCAACGAGGCCATCGAGGAAGTCCTGGCCGAACTCGTGGACCGGTACGGCGAGCCCCCGCTGCCCGTGCAAAACCTGATCGCCGTGGCGCGCTTCCGTGTGGGGGCCCGCGAAGCCGGCCTGTCCGACGTCGCGCTCCAGGGAAACTTCATCCGATTCTCGCCGGCGCAACTGCCCGAATCCAAGGTCATGCGCCTGAACCGCATGTACCCCGGTTCCCAGGTGAAGCCTGCGCTGGATGCCGTGTTGATCCCCAAACCCAAGACCGCCCGGATCGGCGGACGCGACCTGCAGGACGCCGAAATCCTGGAGTGGGCCAACAACGTCATCGAGGCGATCTTCGCCGATGTACCCGTGAAAGCCGGCTGACTTCAATGATGGGAGGACACCACGCCGCGTCGGGAGCCGCGGCGTGGATCGCTATTGCCTCGACCGGGCCGTACGCACTGGGCTGGTATCCGCTGGATTCCACCGGCATCCTCATCGGGGCCATGGCGACGGCGGGAACAGCACTCGTGTGCGACTGGGACCACCGGCACAGCACCATTGCAAACTCGCTGCCCCCGGTCTCCAACGTGATCGCCGTGGGCATCGAGAAGGCCAGCGGCGGGCACCGCCAGGGGACGCACTCGCTGCTGGGAGCCTCCGCCTTCGTGGTGCTGGCCGCAATGGCCGCCCAGTTCCAGATGGTCACGCCGGTGGGGAAGTTGTCCGTGGGCGCAGGACTCCTGTGCATGTTCATGATCAACCTCGCGGCCAAGGCCCTGAAGCTGTTTCCCAAGTCCGGCTGGATCACCAACTGGATCTTCGCCCTTGTCATGGCCGGATTGGTGACGTGGTTCGCTCCGGACCAGTGGGGTTGGCTTCCTTTGTCCATGCTGACGGGCGTGGTGGTCCACATCGTGGGGGACATGATCACTGTGGGCGGTGTGCCCCTCTTATGGCCCATCGTCATCAAGCCGCCTAAGTTCCTCCGCAAGTCGGCCATCAAGGGGATCTGGCGGCCGAACGGCGCGTTTTCCCTGCCCTTGCTCGGCCGCGCGGGATCCCGTCGCGAGTGGCTGGTGCTGATCCCGGTGAGCGGCTACGCCATGGTGGGAATGGCCGTCTCCGCCTGGACCCTTGCCCGGCAGCACTGGCCCGGAATGGTGGCTGCTTTGGGCGGTGCACTGCAGCTTCCTTGAGCTCCCTGTTGGTCCATTGCTTGAAACGTCCATCAAATTCGCGTCATGACTCATGGCCTCCCTCCACATCCAAACGGGCGCCTTTGCCCCGGTAAGACTTTGGTTTGGGGAACTTGGAGGTTCACATGGATTTGTTCCGTTCGCACGGCATCCATTCAGGCAGCAAGGAAAGTGAGGCACAGCGACGCACCCAATCGTTGCGGCGCTCACACGTTGACCTTGAGGTAATTATTCCGGCGTACAACGAGGCTTCGAGGATGCCCGGCACGCTGCGACAGACAGCCGACTTCCTCGCCGCGCAGCCGTGGTCTTCGCGGATTGTGGTGGTGGACAACGCCAGCGTGGACGAAACGGGGCCGGTGGTCCGGAAACTGTCCAGGGAAGCGGGAAGCCCGGTGCCGATCTCGGTGATCGGCTGTGCCCGCCGTGGCAAGGGCGCTGCCGTCCGTCGGGGGCTCCTGAGCGGGACCTCGCGGTTCACTGGTTTCTTCGACGCCGACATGGCCACTCCCGTGGAGACCCTGGCTGCTGCCATGTCCCACCTGCAGCATGGAGCCGCAGCCGTGATCGCGTCGCGGCATGCGCCCGGCGCCACTCTTGTCCGGCCCCAACAGTTGGGCCGGCGCCTTGGCGGCAGGGCGTTCAGGGCGTTGACCAGGACAAAGGTCAAGGGCATCGCGGACACACAGTGCGGCTTCAAGTTCTTCGAACGTGATGCGCTCACCGCTGCCATGGTGCAGTGCCGGGCAACAGGCTTCGCCTTCGACGTCGAGCTGCTTCTCAGGCTTCAACTCCAGGACGCACCGATTGTTGAACTGCCGGTCGCATGGACGGATGGCGCATCGTCGTCCTTCCGGCCCCTCCATGACGGTGTAGCCAGTTTCGCCGCCGTCTTCCAGCTCCCAAAGTCAACGCCGTGACCGCGGTACTGACGCACGAAACCGCCGTCGCGCGGCTCGCTGGAAAACACGTGCTGGTCCTCAACTGGCGCGACGTGTTGCACTCACAGGCCGGCGGGGCAGAGCAATACATGCACGAGATTTCCCGGAGGTGGGTTGAGCACGGAATCAAGGTCACCTGGTTCACCGGCCGGGATACCGGACAGGCCGCAGCTGACGTCATCGACGGCGTCCGGGTCCTGCGTGCCGGCGGGCCCCTGGCCATCTATGCCCGGTCAGCACTCAAGCTTCTGAGGTCAGGCGAAACGTTCGATGCAATTGTTGACTGCCAGAACGGAATCCCCTTCTTCTCTCCGTTGTTCGTACCGGCTGATACCCCGATCGTCCAACTGATCCACCACGTCCATCAGGAGCAGTTCGCCACGAGGTTCGCTCCTCCGCTGGCAGCCCTTGGCCGCTTCTTGGAGAACAGCGGTGCGAAGGCGGTCTACGGTCAGAGGGCCATTGCGGCAGTGTCGGTGTCCACGCGGCTGGAGCTGCGCAAGCTTGGCTTCACCGGTCCCGTGCATGTGGTCCCGAACGGCACCATCGACGTGCCCGCAAGGCCGGGGCCCAGGGATCCGGAACCAACCATTGGCGTCGTCAGCCGGTTGGTTCCCCACAAGCGGCTGGACTTGTTGCTGGGGCAGTTCGCGGTTGCGGCACGGAGTATTCCGAATCTGCGCCTGGAAATCGTGGGAGACGGTCCGGAGAAGCCCCGTTTGCAGCAGTTGGCCATGGACCTCGGACTGGACCACGCAGTGACGTTTCACGGATACCAGCCAAACGAAGTCCGCGACGATCTCTTGAACCGCGCCTGGCTCACAACATCGACCTCCGCTTCCGAAGGTTGGGGATGCTCGGTAGTGGAGGCCGCAGCGTGGGGCGTCCCCTGCCTGGCATTGCAGGTCCCGGGAATCCGGGACTCAGTGGTGGGTGGGCGGACGGGCTGGTTCGTGGACACACCCACGGAACTTGGCGCTGCCATGGTTTCCGCGTTGGAGGCTTTGGCTGATGCGGACATCGCAGAAGCCATATCTGCCCAGTGCCAGGAGTGGGCCCGGTGCTTCACCTGGGACCGCTCCTCGGAATTGCTGGCCGGAGTCCTGCTGGAGGAGACCCTGCGCCGCCGGGGCGTTGATGGCTATGCCAGCGTTTCGGACATGTCCACCGTGGCACGCTTCGAACTTCCCGCGGGAGTGGATCTCGGAAGCATACGGAGCGTCCTCAGGCCCACGGATGAAGTGCGGGAGACCGAGGGCGACGTGGAAGTGCTCATCAAAGGGCGCGATGAATTCGAGGCGTTCGCTGCCTTGAAAAGCGTGGGTGTGATTGCCGCGGAGGTGCGGCCGGCAGGGAGGAGCAGCCTCCTCGCCGGACCGGGCAACGGGTTCACTCCTGCCGACGCTGTTCATGACCTATAGCGGGACACGCTCCGGCACCGCGCCGGCAAACCGAAGCCGTGCCAAAGCCGGCCAGGCAAGCAAAGTAGCGGAGAACAGCGGCATCCTGGCGGTCTCGGCGGGACTGGTGGGGGTAGTGAGCTACGTCTGCACGCTCCTCATGGCCAACATGCTTGAGACCACCGACTACACGCACTTCGCCGCAGCCGCGATGCTCATGGGCATCGTGGGAATTGTGGCCTCGGCGTTGGTTCCGTTGCCGCTGTCCCACATCGTGGCGGTCCATCCTGCGGGTTCGGAGGAGCGCAGGGACGGGATAGCCTTCGCGGTTTTCGTTTCGTGGGCGGCGGGCGCGGCTTCGGCGCTGCTCACAGGCGGGTTGGCGCTCGTTTTCGCAGGTCCGGACCTGGCGGCAGCTGTGG
The Paenarthrobacter ureafaciens genome window above contains:
- a CDS encoding metal-dependent hydrolase; its protein translation is MMGGHHAASGAAAWIAIASTGPYALGWYPLDSTGILIGAMATAGTALVCDWDHRHSTIANSLPPVSNVIAVGIEKASGGHRQGTHSLLGASAFVVLAAMAAQFQMVTPVGKLSVGAGLLCMFMINLAAKALKLFPKSGWITNWIFALVMAGLVTWFAPDQWGWLPLSMLTGVVVHIVGDMITVGGVPLLWPIVIKPPKFLRKSAIKGIWRPNGAFSLPLLGRAGSRREWLVLIPVSGYAMVGMAVSAWTLARQHWPGMVAALGGALQLP
- a CDS encoding glycosyltransferase family 4 protein, whose translation is MTAVLTHETAVARLAGKHVLVLNWRDVLHSQAGGAEQYMHEISRRWVEHGIKVTWFTGRDTGQAAADVIDGVRVLRAGGPLAIYARSALKLLRSGETFDAIVDCQNGIPFFSPLFVPADTPIVQLIHHVHQEQFATRFAPPLAALGRFLENSGAKAVYGQRAIAAVSVSTRLELRKLGFTGPVHVVPNGTIDVPARPGPRDPEPTIGVVSRLVPHKRLDLLLGQFAVAARSIPNLRLEIVGDGPEKPRLQQLAMDLGLDHAVTFHGYQPNEVRDDLLNRAWLTTSTSASEGWGCSVVEAAAWGVPCLALQVPGIRDSVVGGRTGWFVDTPTELGAAMVSALEALADADIAEAISAQCQEWARCFTWDRSSELLAGVLLEETLRRRGVDGYASVSDMSTVARFELPAGVDLGSIRSVLRPTDEVRETEGDVEVLIKGRDEFEAFAALKSVGVIAAEVRPAGRSSLLAGPGNGFTPADAVHDL
- a CDS encoding SDR family oxidoreductase; its protein translation is MPGNSNECRVDSSLPLPPAPGVPLQPAPEQQPLEKQPDPQPSRKTVLVTGATGYIGGRLVPRLLEAGHRVKVLVRSPQKIADVPWHGDVDIIQDSLDNQDTAAKAMEGVDVLYYLVHSMASGGGYEAKEEAMARLVAAAASAAKVSRIVYLGGLHPDNALLSTHMRSREKVGRVFLESGVDSIVFQAGVVIGSGSASFEMIRHLADTLPVMPAPSWVNNRIEAIAVRDVLHYLVAAATLPDKLNRTFDIGSRDVLKYKDMMNQYAVERGLPRRLVIALPVPAPKLAGLWVALVTPIPLSMSFPLVQSLQHDAVSREHDVDRYIPLPDGGLTPYRRAVALALGKERDGQVETTWANAGVDSDPLPSDPDWAGYKVYVDERKFHSPARPEHVWTIIEGIGGKNGWYSLPLAWRIRGWMDKLQGGAGLLRGRRHPKTLNSGEVVDWWRVEAIDRGHLLRLRAEMRAPGRAWLELAVEPDGDGSLYRQRAIFFPRGLAGRLYWLGVYPFHGVIFPSMARNISAAATALQEASREQGAAGAGSGAASDTP
- a CDS encoding glycosyltransferase — translated: MDLFRSHGIHSGSKESEAQRRTQSLRRSHVDLEVIIPAYNEASRMPGTLRQTADFLAAQPWSSRIVVVDNASVDETGPVVRKLSREAGSPVPISVIGCARRGKGAAVRRGLLSGTSRFTGFFDADMATPVETLAAAMSHLQHGAAAVIASRHAPGATLVRPQQLGRRLGGRAFRALTRTKVKGIADTQCGFKFFERDALTAAMVQCRATGFAFDVELLLRLQLQDAPIVELPVAWTDGASSSFRPLHDGVASFAAVFQLPKSTP
- the mfd gene encoding transcription-repair coupling factor, with the translated sequence MSLNGLRRALAEDKTFARVRTEAGRPFESRSTDYQISAPTGMRSVLLAEMADALATGAAGDPVVLAVTATGREAEDLTAALASYLPADSVATFPSWETLPHERLSPRSDTVGRRLSVLRRLAHPESSTAAPLRVVVAPVRAVVQPIVAGLGDLVPVTLKVGQERSFTDVVRALSDAAYARVDMVTHRGEFAVRGGILDVFPPTEDHPIRVEFFGDEIDQMRWFAVADQRSLSAPGIHHPTELHAPPCREILITPAVMSRAAKLKADMPAAADMLEKIAGGIAVEGMESLAPVLVDAMVPLVDQLPAGSMTVVIEPEKVRTRAHDLAATNEEFLEAAWSTASDGGAAPLDLLSRASTDLHAASFRSLTDTRTAALEHGVSWWSITSLASDEDLVLDIDVLNLHAREPRGYQGDVAEMLEFIGSRVRDQWRIVVVTDGPGPAQRLAELFHDAEIPCSRVDSLDKEPQPGIIEVTCAAVGRGFVLDGLKLGLLTEADLLGRASASSTKDMRRMPSKRRNAVDPLQLHAGDFVVHEQHGIGKFVELIQRKVAGTSASDSGLREYLVLEYAPSKRGAPGDRLFVPTDQLDQVTRYVGGDAPALSKMGGADWASTKSKARKAVKEIAGELIRLYSARMASRGHAFAPDTPWQRELEEAFPYVETPDQLTTINEVKADMEREIPMDRLVSGDVGYGKTEIAVRAAFKAVQDGKQVAVLVPTTLLAQQHYETFTERFSGFPLRVKPLSRFQTSKEAKETAEGVKNGSVDVVIGTHRLLSKDFEFKDLGLVIVDEEQRFGVEHKEALKKMRTNVDVLAMSATPIPRTLEMSLTGIRETSTLATSPEERHPVLTYVGPYTDKQTSAAIRRELMREGQVFFVHNRVSSIERVAAQIRELVPEARVEVAHGQMSESRLEKIIVDFWEKRFDVLVCTTIIETGLDISNANTLIVDGADKYGLSQLHQLRGRVGRGRERAYAYFLYPSEKPLGEVALERLKAVAAHNELGAGMQLAMKDLEIRGAGNLLGGEQSGHIQGVGFDLYIRLVGEAVAEYRGDAEEKAAEMKIELPVNAHLPHDYVPGERLRLEAYRKLAAAVTNEAIEEVLAELVDRYGEPPLPVQNLIAVARFRVGAREAGLSDVALQGNFIRFSPAQLPESKVMRLNRMYPGSQVKPALDAVLIPKPKTARIGGRDLQDAEILEWANNVIEAIFADVPVKAG